The following proteins are co-located in the Acinetobacter sp. NCu2D-2 genome:
- the murC gene encoding UDP-N-acetylmuramate--L-alanine ligase, producing MSPSTPADQAKKLIKVPEMRRIKHIHFIGIGGAGMCGIAEVLKNQGYQVSGSDIKASKTTAQLEENGIQVYIGHAAENIQGANVIVVSTAIDSENPEIKAAIETRTPVVRRAEMLGELMRYRHGIAVAGTHGKTTTTSLVTCMLAEENLDPTYVIGGLLNRTGVNAALGASRYIVAEADESDASFLHLQPMATIVTNIDADHMDTYGGSFDVLKDTFVQFLQKLPFYGLAVMCGDDANIREIMPRIGRPVVTYGFNEDNDIRAVDVEQDGMRSHFTVLRKDREPLRVTINMPGAHNILNSLAAIGIATDEGVSDAAICRALEGFSGVGRRFQVQGQFDVEGGDVKLVDDYGHHPKEVEATIKAARQSHPDRRLVMMFQPHRFTRTRDCFDDFVDVLSQVDQLLLLEVYPAGEKPIVGADSRALARSIRLRGKVDPILIDPVEGNLSNVMQNVLQANDLLLTQGAGNVGAISIELAQNHLFVK from the coding sequence ATCCACTTTATTGGGATTGGTGGTGCGGGAATGTGCGGTATTGCTGAAGTGTTGAAAAACCAAGGCTATCAAGTTTCGGGTTCAGACATTAAAGCCTCTAAAACCACTGCACAGCTTGAAGAAAATGGCATTCAGGTCTATATCGGCCATGCTGCTGAAAACATTCAAGGCGCTAACGTAATTGTGGTATCGACTGCAATTGATTCAGAAAACCCTGAAATCAAAGCAGCGATTGAAACACGTACTCCTGTGGTACGTCGTGCAGAAATGCTCGGTGAACTTATGCGTTACCGTCATGGTATTGCAGTAGCAGGGACGCATGGTAAAACTACAACCACCAGTCTTGTGACTTGTATGTTGGCGGAAGAAAACCTTGATCCGACTTATGTGATTGGTGGTTTGCTGAATCGTACCGGTGTGAATGCTGCACTTGGTGCGAGCCGTTATATCGTGGCAGAAGCAGATGAATCGGATGCATCTTTTTTACATTTGCAACCGATGGCAACCATCGTGACCAATATTGATGCTGACCATATGGATACTTATGGCGGTAGCTTTGATGTTCTTAAAGATACGTTCGTACAATTCTTACAAAAACTTCCATTCTACGGCTTAGCGGTTATGTGTGGTGATGATGCCAATATTCGCGAAATTATGCCGCGTATTGGTCGTCCTGTCGTAACTTATGGTTTTAACGAAGACAACGATATTCGTGCCGTAGATGTTGAACAAGATGGTATGCGTTCGCACTTTACTGTACTACGTAAAGATCGTGAGCCACTTCGTGTCACCATTAATATGCCAGGTGCCCATAACATCCTGAACTCATTGGCTGCAATTGGTATTGCGACGGATGAAGGCGTTTCTGATGCAGCGATTTGCCGTGCATTAGAAGGCTTTAGTGGTGTGGGGCGTCGTTTCCAAGTGCAAGGTCAATTTGACGTGGAAGGCGGTGATGTGAAGTTGGTGGATGACTATGGTCACCATCCAAAAGAAGTGGAAGCGACCATCAAAGCGGCACGTCAAAGTCATCCTGACCGTCGTTTAGTGATGATGTTCCAACCGCACCGTTTTACCCGTACACGTGATTGCTTCGATGACTTCGTAGATGTGCTATCTCAAGTTGATCAATTGTTGCTTCTTGAAGTTTATCCTGCGGGTGAAAAACCGATTGTAGGCGCAGATAGCCGTGCCTTAGCGCGTAGCATTCGTTTACGTGGCAAAGTTGATCCGATTCTTATCGATCCGGTTGAAGGTAACTTAAGCAACGTGATGCAAAACGTACTGCAAGCAAATGACTTGTTATTAACGCAAGGCGCAGGTAATGTGGGTGCAATTTCAATTGAACTTGCGCAAAATCACTTATTTGTAAAATAG
- a CDS encoding D-alanine--D-alanine ligase yields the protein MSNASKFGKVAVLLGGKSAEREVSLDSGKAVLEALLRSGVNAEGFDPEQRSVTELVGYDRAFIVLHGRGGEDGQIQGTLEWLNIPYTGTGVQGSAIGMDKVKTKQVWQGSELPTAPYRIVTKDSNLQEIVDSIGLPFIIKPVHEGSSIGMSKVEKMEDFADAIAKATVHDAVVMAEKWITGREFTIVILNGQALPVIRLQPPEDVAFYDYEAKYNRNDVQYGIPCGLNAEEEKELQTLCLRAFQAVGASGWGRIDAMQDEHGNFWLLEVNTVPGMTSHSLVPKAAAEVGYSFDELCVAILEQTLSETAH from the coding sequence GTGTCAAATGCTTCAAAATTCGGAAAAGTTGCCGTATTGCTAGGTGGTAAATCTGCAGAGCGTGAGGTTTCTCTAGACAGTGGTAAGGCCGTACTTGAGGCATTGTTACGCTCGGGCGTGAATGCTGAAGGCTTTGACCCAGAGCAGCGTAGTGTCACTGAGCTGGTCGGCTATGACCGTGCATTTATTGTATTGCATGGTCGTGGCGGTGAAGATGGTCAAATCCAAGGCACACTTGAATGGCTCAACATTCCGTACACAGGTACAGGTGTGCAGGGTTCAGCAATTGGTATGGATAAGGTGAAAACCAAACAAGTTTGGCAAGGTTCAGAGTTGCCAACAGCGCCTTATCGCATTGTGACTAAAGATTCTAATTTACAAGAAATTGTCGATTCAATTGGTCTGCCATTTATTATTAAACCTGTGCATGAAGGCTCAAGCATCGGGATGAGCAAAGTCGAGAAAATGGAAGACTTTGCGGATGCGATTGCAAAAGCAACTGTCCATGATGCGGTAGTGATGGCAGAAAAATGGATTACAGGTCGTGAATTTACCATCGTGATTTTAAATGGGCAGGCACTTCCTGTGATTCGTTTACAACCACCTGAAGATGTTGCTTTCTACGATTACGAAGCAAAATACAACCGCAATGATGTGCAGTATGGCATTCCATGTGGTTTAAATGCAGAAGAAGAAAAAGAGCTTCAAACGCTTTGCTTACGTGCATTCCAAGCCGTAGGTGCAAGTGGTTGGGGACGCATTGATGCCATGCAAGACGAACATGGTAATTTCTGGTTGCTTGAAGTCAATACCGTACCAGGCATGACCAGTCACTCGCTTGTTCCAAAAGCTGCGGCAGAGGTTGGTTATAGTTTTGATGAATTGTGTGTTGCGATTTTAGAGCAAACGTTGTCAGAGACGGCTCACTAA
- a CDS encoding cell division protein FtsQ/DivIB, with translation MAQLPASMRRKRAAITSIHDKPPTRKEKLANIGGWLIFVVALVVLAAGIFGLYKVMTDTEIAQLDVVGIPSQAEQKTVLQHVSPIMTHNYFTSDLRAIRDKALELSWVDRVVVSRAWPNAIRIRVMPHQPIARWGTGRLLSDSGEIFTEVMPKDHQSLPLLHGPSTHAKAMMRQYNEINQLFLPHGIRLKELYLTDRMTWFMQFDSGLRVIVDQDQTMSKLQRLSHLSYSDLKPVWSKISSIDLRYRNGLAIQWKNSIPPKIVNGHFIVTSDDTAVENKVTLKP, from the coding sequence ATGGCTCAACTCCCGGCATCGATGCGGCGTAAACGTGCTGCGATCACTTCAATTCACGATAAGCCACCAACACGTAAAGAAAAGCTTGCCAATATTGGTGGCTGGCTGATCTTTGTGGTTGCTTTAGTGGTATTGGCAGCCGGAATATTTGGTCTGTATAAGGTCATGACCGATACAGAAATTGCGCAGCTTGATGTGGTGGGTATCCCATCGCAAGCTGAACAAAAAACTGTATTGCAGCATGTCTCACCGATCATGACCCATAACTACTTTACTTCGGATTTAAGAGCCATCCGAGACAAAGCCTTAGAATTGTCTTGGGTAGACCGTGTGGTGGTATCGCGTGCTTGGCCAAATGCGATTCGTATTCGAGTTATGCCACATCAACCGATTGCACGTTGGGGGACAGGTCGCTTACTCAGTGATAGCGGTGAAATTTTCACTGAAGTGATGCCTAAAGATCATCAAAGTTTACCTTTGCTTCATGGTCCATCGACGCATGCGAAAGCCATGATGCGCCAATACAACGAGATTAATCAGTTGTTTTTACCGCACGGTATACGTCTTAAAGAACTTTATTTAACAGATCGTATGACTTGGTTTATGCAATTTGATTCAGGTCTTCGCGTTATTGTTGACCAAGATCAAACCATGAGCAAACTTCAACGCTTAAGTCATCTGTCCTATAGCGATTTAAAGCCAGTTTGGTCTAAAATTTCGTCAATAGACTTGCGTTATCGAAATGGGCTTGCAATTCAATGGAAGAATTCAATTCCACCTAAAATAGTGAATGGCCATTTTATTGTAACGAGTGATGACACTGCTGTTGAGAATAAAGTAACACTAAAGCCATAA
- the ftsA gene encoding cell division protein FtsA, producing MNEAVPSVVAIDIGTHKVSVLIGKVHGPDNIQVIGMATARNRGMNKGKIVSLDKVITAIKNAVQEAEDMAECRVHSAWISIPTAEMKSFYASGRTPIANPEQTITTSEVVRALELAKASHLTPDHYLVSAVPLGFELDDSPEWVLNPIRMSAHSMTGHYHLMMLPISTMQNIDRALKGANIGVERMVVSSLATAEASLLKDEKEYGVCLVDIGAGTTNVAVYVEGRLALTKTFQRGGEHVTRDIAAVLQTTTEEAERIKLLYGCVDLKVVKPDHMIQFQGIDGPQTISRIELTEIIIARYSEILGLVREELEQSGAMNGLYHGVVLTGDASHIEGMVSYVRRSLGVSAHLGNPPVQVTADDEHIAALRRSQYATAAGLLMFSQSDTQDTIVETEEDDKLSFAQRVKRAWSGFNDTLKSIF from the coding sequence ATGAATGAAGCTGTTCCCTCAGTTGTTGCGATTGACATTGGGACACACAAAGTTTCAGTTTTGATTGGTAAGGTACATGGGCCTGACAATATCCAAGTCATCGGAATGGCCACCGCTCGTAACCGAGGCATGAATAAAGGGAAAATTGTTAGTCTCGATAAAGTCATTACCGCGATTAAAAATGCCGTGCAAGAAGCAGAAGACATGGCGGAATGTCGAGTTCACTCCGCGTGGATTTCCATTCCAACGGCAGAAATGAAAAGTTTCTATGCATCAGGTCGAACCCCAATTGCTAATCCTGAGCAGACAATTACTACCAGTGAAGTGGTGCGTGCATTAGAGCTTGCTAAAGCAAGCCATTTGACTCCAGACCATTACTTAGTTAGCGCAGTACCACTGGGTTTTGAATTAGATGATTCACCTGAGTGGGTGCTTAATCCGATTCGTATGTCTGCGCATAGCATGACAGGGCATTACCACCTGATGATGCTACCCATCAGTACTATGCAAAATATTGATCGTGCCTTAAAAGGTGCCAATATCGGTGTGGAAAGAATGGTGGTGTCATCATTGGCAACTGCTGAAGCTAGCCTGCTCAAAGATGAAAAAGAGTATGGTGTATGCTTGGTGGATATTGGTGCAGGTACAACCAATGTGGCAGTTTACGTGGAAGGACGTTTGGCACTGACTAAAACCTTCCAGCGTGGTGGTGAGCATGTAACACGTGATATCGCAGCCGTGTTGCAAACCACAACCGAAGAAGCTGAACGTATTAAATTGCTTTATGGTTGTGTCGATCTGAAGGTAGTGAAACCTGATCACATGATTCAATTCCAAGGGATTGATGGTCCACAAACGATTAGTCGCATTGAATTGACCGAAATTATTATTGCGCGCTATAGCGAAATTTTAGGTCTGGTTCGTGAAGAACTTGAGCAAAGCGGCGCGATGAATGGTTTATACCATGGTGTGGTTTTAACAGGTGATGCGAGCCATATCGAAGGTATGGTCAGCTATGTACGTCGCAGTCTAGGTGTTTCTGCCCATTTGGGTAATCCGCCTGTGCAAGTGACTGCAGATGACGAACACATCGCAGCTTTACGTCGTTCACAATATGCAACTGCTGCTGGTTTGCTGATGTTTAGCCAAAGCGATACACAGGACACGATTGTTGAAACAGAAGAAGATGACAAATTATCTTTTGCTCAACGCGTGAAACGTGCATGGTCTGGCTTTAATGACACATTAAAATCAATTTTTTAG
- the ftsZ gene encoding cell division protein FtsZ, whose protein sequence is MASFEFFEDDQSDSNGQARFTVFGVGGAGGNAVQHMLQSDIKGVKFVCANTDKQALDRMESEFKIQLGEQCTRGLGAGANPQVGQAAAEESREFIRQQLEGTDMVFVTAGMGGGTGTGAAPVVAEIAKEMGILTVGVVTTPFNFEGKRRLQSAEKGIEALEQHVDSLIIIPNQRLLKVFRDISMKDAYKKADDVLLNAVRSIFDLVVRPGHINLDFADLKTAMSTRGYAMMGVGSGRGESRARQAAEQAIRSPLLDNVTIMNAKGILINVTGGDDVTFGEIEEITDVVNQIVDLDEGQVFYGTVFDPDARDEISVTVIATGLTRNSADSADVKPRANAQVARPTAATQTAVDDDDVPAIQRQQTEAGAVNTTTTSSVSSPRPTPMSIQDYLKNQQRK, encoded by the coding sequence ATGGCCTCATTTGAATTTTTTGAAGATGATCAAAGCGATAGCAATGGTCAAGCCCGTTTCACTGTTTTCGGTGTAGGTGGTGCGGGTGGTAATGCTGTGCAACATATGTTGCAGTCAGACATTAAAGGTGTGAAGTTTGTTTGTGCCAATACAGATAAACAAGCACTGGATCGCATGGAATCTGAATTTAAAATCCAACTTGGTGAACAATGTACACGTGGGTTGGGTGCTGGTGCAAACCCTCAAGTCGGTCAAGCTGCCGCAGAAGAAAGCCGTGAATTCATCCGTCAGCAACTTGAAGGCACAGATATGGTCTTCGTTACTGCTGGTATGGGCGGTGGTACAGGTACAGGTGCTGCACCAGTTGTTGCTGAAATTGCCAAAGAAATGGGCATTTTGACTGTAGGCGTGGTGACTACACCATTCAATTTTGAAGGTAAACGCCGTCTTCAATCTGCTGAAAAAGGTATTGAAGCGCTTGAGCAGCATGTTGACTCATTGATTATTATCCCGAACCAACGCTTGTTAAAAGTGTTCCGTGATATCTCAATGAAAGATGCCTACAAAAAAGCAGATGATGTTCTACTCAATGCAGTACGTAGTATCTTTGATCTTGTGGTTCGCCCTGGTCACATCAACCTTGATTTCGCCGATTTGAAAACTGCCATGAGTACACGTGGTTATGCCATGATGGGTGTTGGTTCAGGTCGTGGTGAGAGCCGTGCGCGTCAAGCGGCGGAACAAGCGATCCGTAGCCCATTGCTTGATAACGTGACCATCATGAATGCGAAAGGCATCTTGATTAACGTTACTGGTGGCGATGATGTCACCTTCGGTGAAATTGAAGAAATCACTGATGTTGTGAACCAAATTGTTGACCTTGATGAAGGTCAAGTATTCTACGGTACCGTATTCGATCCTGATGCGCGTGATGAAATTAGCGTGACTGTGATTGCAACAGGTTTAACCCGTAATTCAGCAGATTCTGCAGATGTTAAACCACGTGCTAATGCACAAGTTGCGCGTCCGACTGCAGCTACTCAAACTGCGGTAGACGATGATGACGTTCCTGCAATTCAACGCCAGCAAACTGAAGCGGGTGCAGTGAACACCACCACAACATCTTCAGTTTCTAGCCCACGTCCTACGCCAATGAGCATTCAAGATTATCTTAAAAATCAACAGCGTAAGTAA
- the lpxC gene encoding UDP-3-O-acyl-N-acetylglucosamine deacetylase gives MLKQRTLKRVVKASGIGLHSGQKVLINFVPHHIDGGIVFRRIDLNPPVDIPANAMLIQEAFMCSNLVQDDAKVGTVEHVMSAIAGLGIDNLIIEVSASEVPIMDGSAGPFIYLLMQGGLQEQEAAKKFIRIKKPVEALIDDKRAIFSPHEGFQLNFTIDFDHPAFKKEYQSASIDFSTETFVYEVSEARTFGFMKDLDYLKAHNLALGASLENAIGVDETGVVNEEGLRFSDEFVRHKILDAVGDLYLLGHQIIAKFDGYKSGHALNNQLLRNVKSDPESYEIVTFDDVVNCPISYVTVS, from the coding sequence ATGTTGAAACAGCGTACCCTGAAACGTGTCGTGAAAGCGAGCGGTATCGGTTTACATAGTGGTCAAAAGGTTTTGATTAACTTTGTGCCGCATCATATTGATGGGGGAATTGTGTTTCGACGTATCGATTTAAATCCGCCTGTTGATATCCCAGCTAATGCGATGCTGATTCAAGAAGCATTCATGTGTTCGAATCTCGTTCAAGATGATGCCAAAGTGGGTACAGTTGAACATGTGATGAGTGCAATCGCAGGACTCGGGATTGATAACTTAATTATTGAAGTATCAGCCTCTGAAGTACCGATCATGGATGGCAGTGCAGGTCCATTTATCTATTTACTGATGCAAGGTGGTTTACAAGAACAAGAAGCTGCCAAGAAATTTATTCGTATTAAAAAACCAGTAGAAGCTTTGATTGATGATAAGCGCGCGATTTTTAGCCCGCATGAAGGTTTTCAGCTGAATTTCACTATCGACTTTGATCATCCCGCATTTAAAAAAGAATACCAGTCTGCATCCATAGATTTCTCGACTGAAACTTTTGTATATGAAGTTAGTGAAGCACGTACTTTTGGTTTTATGAAAGACTTAGATTATCTAAAAGCGCATAACTTAGCGTTAGGTGCAAGTCTTGAAAATGCCATTGGTGTTGATGAAACAGGCGTGGTCAATGAAGAAGGTTTACGCTTCTCCGATGAATTTGTTCGCCACAAAATTTTAGATGCTGTAGGTGATTTATATTTATTGGGTCACCAAATTATTGCCAAATTTGATGGTTATAAATCGGGTCACGCTTTAAATAATCAGTTACTTCGCAATGTTAAAAGTGACCCAGAGAGCTACGAAATTGTAACATTTGATGACGTTGTAAATTGTCCGATTAGTTACGTAACTGTGAGTTAA
- a CDS encoding DciA family protein, protein MSEPVNVFQQTRKHLKTGNFSFLSSQVAAWQKLTKRIQPLLPQPEQWQVVCYQSGVLTITGENQAMISQLAYLQKQYISQLSQIQELSDLCKIQVCLRNPPQSKPVVTKTERVLSPETKELLRSAADFINDPKLSQALLRLASNKK, encoded by the coding sequence ATGTCTGAACCTGTTAACGTCTTTCAACAAACAAGAAAACACTTAAAAACAGGAAACTTTTCGTTTCTCTCTTCACAAGTTGCTGCCTGGCAGAAACTTACAAAACGCATCCAACCTTTATTGCCCCAACCAGAGCAATGGCAAGTGGTGTGCTATCAAAGTGGTGTGTTAACGATTACTGGTGAAAACCAAGCCATGATTTCTCAGTTGGCTTATCTTCAAAAGCAATACATTTCACAACTCTCTCAAATTCAAGAATTAAGCGATTTATGTAAAATTCAGGTTTGTTTAAGAAATCCACCTCAATCAAAACCTGTTGTTACAAAAACCGAAAGAGTATTAAGTCCAGAAACAAAAGAATTACTTCGTAGTGCTGCTGACTTTATAAACGATCCTAAGCTTAGCCAAGCCTTGCTACGTTTGGCAAGCAATAAAAAGTAA
- a CDS encoding M23 family metallopeptidase, producing the protein MHMRRILLAFSFAASAASVAFADLVELDQDQGSTDRIEQLTRTLAQGAYTHPEDIDIPAQTKLDVQLREKPVELNNQTIEQKYGKSKSLSARASSPYSWLVEHPLPSARVSSNFGGRTMGGRAENHSGLDLAAPSGTPIYATGPGIVTKSGWGTGYGQYVEINHGNGYLTRYAHASRLIARVGDQVKAGQHIANVGCTGRCTGPHLHYEVVKDGQRKNPSTYLAMLP; encoded by the coding sequence ATGCATATGCGACGTATTCTGTTGGCATTTTCTTTTGCGGCTTCTGCTGCTTCGGTAGCATTCGCAGATCTAGTGGAACTAGATCAAGATCAAGGCTCAACAGATCGTATTGAGCAATTAACACGCACTTTAGCTCAAGGTGCATATACACATCCTGAAGATATCGATATTCCAGCTCAAACCAAACTTGATGTTCAACTTCGCGAAAAACCTGTTGAGTTAAACAATCAAACCATCGAACAAAAATATGGTAAATCTAAATCACTCAGTGCGCGTGCATCTAGTCCATATTCTTGGTTGGTCGAACACCCTTTACCAAGTGCACGTGTAAGTTCTAACTTTGGTGGTCGTACTATGGGTGGCCGTGCTGAAAATCATTCAGGTTTAGATCTGGCTGCACCAAGTGGTACACCAATTTACGCGACAGGTCCTGGTATTGTGACTAAATCAGGTTGGGGTACAGGATATGGTCAATATGTTGAAATTAACCATGGTAATGGCTATTTAACACGCTATGCGCATGCATCACGTTTGATTGCCCGTGTAGGTGATCAGGTGAAAGCAGGTCAACACATTGCGAATGTAGGTTGTACAGGTCGTTGTACCGGTCCTCACTTGCATTATGAAGTGGTAAAAGATGGTCAACGTAAAAACCCATCGACTTATTTAGCAATGCTGCCATAA
- the aceE gene encoding pyruvate dehydrogenase (acetyl-transferring), homodimeric type codes for MAFYGDTDAQETQEWQEAFDSVLQHMGTERAAFLLEKLYQQAIAKHVPIQRLNTPYLNTISVDEQPAMPGDQDMERRIRALIRWNALAMVLRANKTGDDLGGHLASFASSATLYDVGFNHFFRANSDHFGGDLIYYQGHCAPGIYARSFLEGRLTEEHLNNFRREVAGKGLPSYPHPYLMPDYWQFPTVSMGLGPIMSIYQAHIQKYLMNRGLIKEEDRKVWAYLGDGEMDEPESTGAISLAGREKLDNLIWVVNCNLQRLDGPVRGNGKIIQELESLFRGAGWRVIKVVWGRHWDPLLAKDESGALKAVMEEAVDGDYQRYQVKGGAYTRAHFFGKYPEAEELVKGLSDEDIDNLNRGGHDPYKVYAAYAEAMKSTGQPTVILAKTVKGYGLSEEIEAVNKTHQIKKMQLESLKYVRNRFNLPFTDEQLEEVPFYRPSENSPEIKYMKARREALGGYLPARRKESEQLAIPELSVFDAVLKGSNGKEQSTTMVMVRLISALLKEKAIKDRVVPIVPDEARTFGLEGMFRQLGIYAAHGQKYTPEDQEQLMHYREAKDGHMLQEGINEAGAMSAWAALATSYSTNNLPMIPMYMYYSMFGFQRIGDIAWAAGDAQAQGFLLGATAGRTTLNGEGLQHQDGHSHILANTIPNCISYDPCFGYELAVIVHDGLKRMYVNQERVFYYLTVMNENYEHPAIPANAEEGIKRGLYLLEEDAKATVQLMGSGVILREVIKAAQILRDEYQIHSNVWSATSFNELARDGMAVEEYNRLHPMSNAKESWVSQQLRGTKGIVVSATDHMRAYSEQIRAYLPDNRPFVALGTDGYGRSDTRANLRSYFGVDAAHIVVATLKKLADEGEVDPRLVKDAISTFELDTDRPVAWAPQATPEVHAVADYKEEN; via the coding sequence ATGGCGTTTTATGGTGATACCGACGCACAAGAAACCCAAGAATGGCAAGAAGCGTTTGATTCAGTATTGCAACATATGGGCACGGAACGTGCTGCTTTTCTACTCGAAAAGCTGTATCAACAAGCAATCGCCAAACATGTTCCCATTCAGCGTCTAAATACTCCTTATCTCAATACCATTTCTGTTGACGAACAACCTGCAATGCCAGGCGACCAAGATATGGAACGTCGTATCCGTGCCCTCATTCGTTGGAATGCGTTAGCGATGGTACTTCGTGCAAACAAAACAGGTGATGACTTAGGTGGTCACTTGGCAAGTTTTGCTTCATCGGCAACCCTTTATGATGTGGGCTTTAACCACTTCTTCCGTGCCAACAGCGATCACTTTGGTGGTGACCTAATTTATTATCAAGGTCACTGTGCACCGGGGATTTACGCACGTTCATTCCTTGAAGGTCGTTTAACAGAAGAACATTTAAATAACTTCCGCCGTGAAGTGGCAGGTAAAGGTTTACCGTCATACCCACATCCTTACTTAATGCCGGATTATTGGCAGTTCCCAACGGTTTCTATGGGTCTTGGTCCGATCATGTCGATTTACCAAGCACACATTCAAAAATATTTAATGAACCGTGGCTTAATCAAAGAAGAAGATCGTAAAGTTTGGGCATATCTTGGTGATGGTGAGATGGATGAGCCTGAAAGTACAGGTGCAATTTCACTCGCAGGTCGTGAAAAGCTCGATAACCTCATTTGGGTCGTAAACTGTAACTTACAGCGTCTCGATGGTCCGGTCCGGGGTAACGGTAAAATCATTCAAGAATTAGAATCTTTATTCCGTGGCGCAGGCTGGCGCGTGATTAAAGTGGTTTGGGGTCGTCATTGGGATCCACTCCTTGCCAAAGATGAATCAGGTGCACTTAAAGCAGTCATGGAAGAAGCAGTTGATGGTGATTATCAACGTTACCAAGTAAAAGGTGGTGCTTACACACGTGCACACTTCTTTGGTAAATATCCTGAAGCTGAAGAATTAGTAAAAGGCTTAAGCGATGAAGATATTGATAATCTCAATCGTGGTGGTCACGACCCTTACAAAGTCTATGCAGCCTATGCAGAAGCAATGAAATCGACAGGTCAACCAACGGTAATCTTGGCAAAAACAGTCAAAGGTTATGGTTTGTCTGAAGAAATTGAAGCGGTGAATAAAACCCACCAAATCAAAAAGATGCAGCTTGAATCGCTGAAATATGTACGTAACCGTTTCAACTTGCCATTTACTGATGAGCAACTTGAAGAAGTACCGTTCTATCGTCCAAGCGAGAACTCGCCTGAAATTAAATACATGAAGGCACGTCGTGAGGCCTTGGGTGGTTACCTACCTGCACGTCGTAAGGAAAGTGAACAACTCGCGATTCCTGAACTTTCAGTGTTTGATGCAGTACTCAAAGGTTCAAACGGTAAAGAGCAATCGACCACGATGGTGATGGTGCGTTTGATCTCTGCACTGTTAAAAGAGAAAGCGATTAAAGATCGCGTTGTACCAATCGTACCAGACGAAGCACGTACCTTTGGTTTAGAAGGTATGTTCCGTCAACTCGGTATTTATGCTGCGCATGGTCAAAAATATACCCCTGAAGACCAAGAACAATTGATGCATTACCGTGAAGCAAAAGACGGTCATATGCTGCAAGAAGGGATTAACGAAGCCGGTGCGATGAGTGCATGGGCAGCCTTGGCTACCAGTTATTCAACTAATAACTTGCCAATGATTCCGATGTACATGTACTACTCAATGTTTGGTTTCCAGCGTATCGGTGATATTGCGTGGGCTGCGGGTGATGCACAGGCACAGGGTTTCTTATTGGGTGCAACTGCAGGTCGTACCACATTGAACGGTGAAGGTTTACAGCACCAAGATGGTCACTCACACATCCTTGCAAACACAATTCCAAACTGTATCTCTTATGATCCATGTTTTGGTTATGAGCTAGCGGTCATCGTACATGACGGTTTAAAACGTATGTATGTGAACCAAGAGCGCGTGTTCTATTACTTAACCGTAATGAACGAAAACTACGAACATCCTGCAATTCCTGCCAATGCAGAAGAAGGCATTAAACGCGGTTTGTATTTACTTGAAGAAGACGCCAAAGCAACGGTTCAATTGATGGGTTCTGGTGTGATTCTGCGTGAAGTGATCAAAGCAGCGCAAATCCTCCGTGATGAATACCAAATTCATTCAAACGTGTGGAGTGCAACAAGCTTCAACGAATTGGCACGTGATGGTATGGCGGTTGAAGAATATAACCGTTTACACCCAATGAGCAATGCCAAAGAATCTTGGGTATCTCAGCAACTACGTGGCACTAAGGGTATCGTAGTATCAGCAACTGATCATATGCGTGCTTATAGCGAACAGATTCGTGCATATCTTCCAGACAACCGTCCATTCGTTGCCCTAGGTACTGATGGTTATGGTCGCTCTGATACACGTGCCAACTTACGTAGCTACTTTGGTGTCGATGCAGCGCACATTGTTGTTGCAACCTTGAAGAAATTAGCTGATGAAGGTGAAGTTGATCCACGTTTAGTGAAAGATGCGATCTCTACGTTCGAACTTGATACAGATCGTCCTGTAGCTTGGGCGCCACAAGCGACTCCAGAAGTACACGCTGTTGCTGACTACAAAGAGGAGAACTAA